The sequence AAGAAATAATAGAATTTTTACCCGATCCAACATTTATTATTGACAAGAATAAAAAAGTTATAGCATGGAATCATGCGATGGAAGAAATGACGGGCATTGATAAAGAAGATATTTTAGGAAAGGATCATGAATGTGCCGCCGTACCATTTTATGGGAAAAGAAGGGCACATCTTGTCGATTTACTATTTGAAGGCAATGATGAAATAGGATCTAAATATAATTTTGTTAACAAAAAAGGCAGATCATTGTATGTTGAGGTTTTTACTCCTGCCCTTTACAATAATAAAGGTGCTTATGTGTGGGCGGCTGCATCTCCCTTACTTGATCAAAAAGGAAATATAGTTGGGGCAATTGAATCTATCAGAGATATAAGTGGATTTAAAGATACAGAAAAAAGAATAGTAGAAAGTGAGAAAACTCTAAGGAGCATCCTTACAGCTGCCCCAGTAGGAATAAAATTAGTTCAAAATCGAGAGATTATTTGGTGTAATCCTAGTATGCTTGAAATGACAGGGTACAATCTTGAAGAATTAATTAATAAAAATCTAAAATTTTTGTATCCTAATGAAGAAGAGTATACTAAAGTTGGGCATATGTTATATGATAAATGGCTCGATGAAGAGTATAGAGAAATTGAAACTTTCTGGAAAAAAAATAATGGAGAATTAATAAACTGCCACATAAGAGTTAG comes from Methanofastidiosum sp. and encodes:
- a CDS encoding PAS domain S-box protein produces the protein MAEVETRWRRKDGKIIDIHKKMSLVDPTEPSKGYITSVMDITDRKKIEENLISAKKQLEEIIEFLPDPTFIIDKNKKVIAWNHAMEEMTGIDKEDILGKDHECAAVPFYGKRRAHLVDLLFEGNDEIGSKYNFVNKKGRSLYVEVFTPALYNNKGAYVWAAASPLLDQKGNIVGAIESIRDISGFKDTEKRIVESEKTLRSILTAAPVGIKLVQNREIIWCNPSMLEMTGYNLEELINKNLKFLYPNEEEYTKVGHMLYDKWLDEEYREIETFWKKNNGELINCHIRVSPIDPSDFSKGLIEIITDTTEKKKAQKQLDENLEYFAHLVDHIRNPLTVLSGVIMVEVDNEKTKGRVQKQVDHIEEILEHLDHGWIDTEETRKFLKKYM